DNA sequence from the Caminibacter pacificus genome:
CTTGAATCGTATTCGAAATCTCTAAAATCGGTATTTTCGTAATTTTCGATTTTAGGGTTGTTTTTTAAACTCTCATCCAATTGATTACTTCCCACATCCACGCAAACAACTTTTTTTGCGCCTTTTTCCAAACTCACTTCACTAAACCCGCCAGTAGACGCCCCGACATCCAAAACTTCTTTGTCTTTAAAGTCAATATTATATTTATCAAGATAATTTTTTAACTTCAAAGCGGCTCTACTGACATAAACTTTATCTTCCAAAAGCTCGATTTTATCCTCTTGAGAGACTTTAAAAGAAGGTTTCGTAATAATTTTTCCGTTTACTTTTATTTTTTGATTTTTGATAAGTTCTTTGGCTTTATTGCGACTTTTTAATAAACCCCTATTCACAATTGCTTCGTCTAACCTCATATTTGTTACTTTTTTTCAAAATTTTATCAAAAGTTATTCACATATTCACATAATTTGCTATAATTTAGCAAAACAATAAAGGAGAAAAAATGGGATTTAGTGGATTTATGGCGCTTGTTTTATGTGTGGTAGCTACAGGAGCAATGCTTTATATAGCAATTGACGCAACTAAAAAATCACCTGTAAAAGACTAATAACTTCTTTTTCCGCTTTTTGCGGTTAACTCATCAAATCTTTCAAACTATCAAGTACGTTTTTCTTTTGATACAATATTTTATAAACTTCGTTTGCAATAGGCGTATAAATGTCGTGTTTTTGAGCCAAAAGATATATCGCTTTTGAAGTAAAAACACCCTCGGCGACTTCTCCGAGTTCATCCAAAATATCTTCAAGAAGTTTGCCTTTTGCAAGATTAAGTCCGACTCTATAATTTCTACTCATCGTAGAATTTGCCGTCAAAAACAAATCCCCACTTCCCGCAACTCCTAAAAACGTATCTTTCTTAGCCCCGAAAAATTCTCCGAATCTCGCCATTTCAACAAGTCCTCTTGAAATTAAAGCGGCTTTTGCGTTACTTCCCAAATTAAGCCCCTCACAAACCCCTGCTGCAATAGCTATTACGTTTTTATACGCACCTGCAACCTCAACACCCTCTACGTCATCATCGATATAAGTTTTTATAAACGGAGGAAAAAACTCGCTAAACTTTTCGGCTAAATTGAGATTTTTAGAAGCTATAACAAGGGCTGTCGGTTTATTTTGTTTTACTTCTTTTGCAAAAGAAGGCCCGGAAATAAACGCAATATTGTTTTTATCGGTATATTCTTCGAATATTTCGTTTAAAAATTTGAGTTTTTTATTATCTATTCCTTTACTTGCGACAAGAATTTTTTTATTTTTTATCTTTTCTCTATTTTCTCTTAAAAAATCATCTATAGATTGTGCGGCTATTACTATTATTAAATATTCGTTTTTAAAAGCTTCATCTAAAGAAACGAAACCTTCTATGTTTCTTTTGTGTCTTGAAGTAATGACCGCGTTTTTAATTTTTTGTTTTATCGCATGATATAAAGCGCTTCCCCAAGCACCCGCTCCTATTACACTAACCATTTGCAATCCTTAATAAATCCAAGTCTTCTTTGAATCTTTCAATCTCTTCCATATCTCCCACCACTATCAAAACATCTCCGGCATCGATTTTATGGTTTACTCCTCTTGTTATAAACTGCACGTTTTCGCTCATCTCTTTATCCACAATAGCAATAATCAATATATTATAATTCGAAGAAATCTCTTTGTAAATATCTTTTATATATTTTCCGTCCAAAAACGAACCTTTAGGAATCTCAACTTCGGCAAAGGCCAAATGATTATCTTCAAAAATTATCTCTTCGATAACTTTTAAAGTAAGCGGTTTTTTAAGTATAGTCATAATTCTATTTGCCGTAACTTCATAAGGGTTGATCGTCTTATCCACACCTGCAAGCTTATATTTATAATCGTTGTCTTTATTGGATACTTTTGCGATTAATTTTTTATTCGGAAACTTATCTTTTAAAGAAAGACACAAAAAGAGGTTTTTATCTTCATCTCTTAGTACGGCCAATACGACATCAAAATCCTCAAGCTCTTCTACGGCATCGTCAATAGAGTGATAAAATCTCACGTCATAAAGTTTATCTTTTGCTTTTTCATACTCTTTTTCATCAAAAACTATAATTTCAAGATTCTTTTTTTCTATATAACTCGCTACTTTTTCACCGAAATCGTCAAATCCGAATAACAATACTCTCATATACTACTTCTTTCTACAAGATATTTGAAATAATTAACACTAATACTATATCCCATAACAACCAAAATATCTCCCGCTTCAAGTTTTAAATCAAAAGGCGGGTTGAAATAAAAATGCCCGTGCTCTATTTGGAGCGTTTCGTTTAAAAGAGGCGATTCGTTTACTTTTAATACTCCGAAAAGTATAAGTTTGTATTTATCAAAATCAATCTCACCTATAAGTTTACCATCAAGAATCGAACCTTCGATAACCATAATTTCATCGATTATCGCATTTCTTTTTTCGGTCAAAATCGCATCTATTACCTCAAAAGTTATAGGGCTACCAATATATTCGGCCATCAAAAGAGCCGTCACTCTTGTAGGTACAACCACATAAGTAGCACCCGCTTTTTTCATTTTCGAGATATTTTTTTCATCGTTTGAAAGAGCGATTATTTCTATCTCTTTTTTATACGCTTTGATACTCAAAATCATAAAAGAGTTGGCAATATCGTTGTTCGTTAGAATAAACACTTTGGAGATTTTATCAAAATCCAACGTTTGTAAAATTCTTTTTGTGTAATATCGCCTTTTACTGCAATGTATCCTTTAAGAGTCGCTTTTGCGACTCTATCTTCATCGATATCCACTACTACGAAATCTTGATTATCTCTATGAAACCTATCACACAAAATCTCCGCTTCGTTTGAAAAACCGCATATCAAATAGACGTCGTTCATAGATTTTACTTGTCTGACGACTCTTTCGGCTTTTAGTTCTTCAAGCTTTTCCGTAAAAGCCGATGCGATAATTGAAGTTGCAAAAGAGATAAAACCGATACCGATGATAATCAAAATCATCGTCAAAACTTTACCCTCATGGGTAACAGGGGTAATATCTCCGTAACCTACCGTAGAAATAGTAATAAGCGACCAATAAATAGCGTCAAAAAAGTTGTCTATTTTAGGATTTGCGTGGGCTTCGAATACATAAATTACGGCACCACCGATAAATGTAACGAAACCTACCGCAATTAATAATATGAAAAGTTCGAATTTTTTATTTGCAAGTACTTCAAGAAAGGTATTGATACTTTTTGTATATCTCAAGAGCTTAAAAAGTCTGAAAATTACGAAAATCCTAAAAATTCTAAGAGGTCTGTATCCCGGAAGAATAGCCAAAAGGTCGATAATCGCAAAAGGAGAACGTATATATTCCCATTTTTTTAACACAATCTCTTTTACTACTTTCCAGACACTAAACTTCCGTCCTAAGAAGTTAGCTTCTTCATACTCTTCTATAATTATTCTATGAATATCGTTATAAACCCAAAGTCTAATGATATATTCCACTAAAAATACCGAAGTGACAAAATAAAAATCAAAATCCTCCAAAAAAGGATAAACGTCGTTTTTTATGTCATAAAGCAATATCCCGACACTGATAAGCACCAAAAAGAACATAAAAAAATCAAATACTCTTTTTGGTGCAAACGTATCGTCATTCATCAAACGCCAAAAGAAAGTTTTGATTTTTTTATATGTTTTGTTGCTATCTAAATAAAAAGCAAAAGCCACTAAGGCTTTTACGATAGGAGATTCTTTTCTCAAGACAGCTTGCTTTTTAAGATTTTATTTACGATTTGAGGATTTGCCTTACCTTTACTCGCTTTCATTACCTGTCCTACGAAGAAACCGAAAAGTTTCTCTTTTCCGGCTTTGTACTCTTCTACTTTATCGGCATTTGCCGCAAGTACTTCATCAACTATTTTTTCAATAGCTCCCTCGTCGCTTACTTGTTTTAGCCCCAGTTTATCAATAGCTACGTCAACTTCGATATCTTCTTCCATTAATAAATCAAGTACTTTTTTACCACCGGCACCACTGATAACCGCTTCTTTTTCTCTAATAGCGATTAATGCCAATTTCTTAGGACTTACAGGTGAATTTTCAATAGAAATTCCCGCTTTATTCAATCTTCCTAAAAGCTCGATAGCAAGCCATCTGTTCGCCGCTGCCGGCTCTACACCAAGCTCAATCATCTCTTCAAAGAATTTAGCAAGCTCAGGTTCCGCCGTTAATACGCCCGCATCGTATTCTTTTAATCCAAATTCTTTCATATATCTCTCTTTTTTCTCATCCGGAAGCTCCGGAATTTCGATATCGAAGAACTCTTCAGGTACTTCAAGAGGCAAAAGGTCAGGGTCAGGAAAATATCTGTAATCCGCAGACTCTTCTTTTCCTCTCATAGAGCGAGTCTCTCCCGTTTTGCTGTTAAATAATCTTGTCTCTTGAACCACTTCTTCTTCATATTCGTCGTATTCGTACGCTTCGATATGTCTTTCCACTTCGTAATCGATCGCTTGTTTGATAAATTTAAACGAGTTGATATTTTTAATCTCAACTCTCGTACCGAACTCTTTTTGTCCCTTAGGTCTTACCGAAACGTTGGCATCAACCCTAAAACTTCCTTCTTGCATATTCGCATCACTAATGCCTAAATATTTAACGATAGCATGTAATTTTTTAAGATAAGCGATAGCTTCATCGCTGCTTCTCATATCAGGTTCGCTAACAATTTCCAAAAGAGGTGTTCCGGCTCTATTCAAATCGACTTTGGAATAATCGCCTTCATGGATATTTTTTCCTGCGTCTTCTTCAAGATGCGCTCTTGTAATTCCTATTCTTTTCGTACCTTCTTTCGTATCGATAAACAACTCTCCGTTTTCAACGATCGGTACTACGAATTGAGAAATCTGATAGCCTTTTGGAAGGTCAGGATAAAAGTAGTTTTTTCTCTCAAACGTACTTCTTTTATTGATAGTGGCATTTACCGCTTTTCCGAACATAACCGCTTTTCTTACCGCTTCTTTATTCATAACCGGCAAAGCTCCCGGAAGCCCGAGACACGTCGGACATGTATTGGTATTAGGTTCATCTCCGAAACTTGTAGGACAATTACAGAAAATTTTTGTTTTCGTATTTAGCTGAACGTGAACTTCAAGACCTATTACAACTTCATATTTTGATGACATTTTTACTCCTTTGAATTCCTATTATTTATATTTTAACTCGGCTTTACTATTCAACTACGAATCTGAATCCGGCTTTATGAAGCGCTCTTTTTATAGATTCTTGATGTTCCAAACCTCTTGTTTCAAGCGCAATAGAAACGTTTGCGTCTCCGATTGCAAGATTCAAATCCGTTCTATCATATCCGATAGAGACGATATTTGCTTTTTCTTCGGCTAAAATCTCTGTAAGTCTCATTAAAGCTCCCGGTTTATCCACAAGCGTAATTACGAGTTTCATTTTTCTATGAGATTTTAAAAGACCTTTTTCTATAATCAAATTAATCATAGTAACGTCGATATTTCCGCCGCTTAGCACCACCCCCACTTTTTTAGGCGCACCGAATTTTATTTTATGATGTAAAAGTGCGGCAATTCCTACGGCACCGGCACCCTCAACAACAAGTTTTTGTCTCTCCATTAAAAATAAAATAGCATTCGCAATTTCTTCGTCATCCACTTCTACAATGTCGTCAACCACTTCTTTTATTATTTCAAAAGTAATCGGTGAAGTGTCTCTTACCGCAATTCCGTCGGCAATTGTTTTTACAAACGTAGTATCTTGCACGCTGCCGGATAGAAAGCTAAGCCTCATAGCAGGAGCACCCGCTGCTGTCACACCTATAACTTTAATATGAGGGTTTATCTGTTTTGCGGCACTTGCGATACCGCTAATAAGTCCTCCACCTCCTATAGGTACGACGATATAATCCAAATCTGGGACTTTTTCAAGCATTTCAAGAGCGATAGTACCCTGACCTGCCATTACGTCGTAATCGGCAAACGGATGAATAAATTCCATATTTTTCTCTTTTGCCAGCTTAACGGCATATTCGTACGCTTCGTCGTAATTATTTCCGGCAAGTACGACTTCCCCGCCGTACTCTTTGACACCGCTAACCTTAGTCAAAGGCGTAGCTTCCGGCATTACGATAATTGAAGGAATATTAAAATAGTTCGCACTAAACGCAACACCTTGCGCGTGGTTTCCAGCACTTGCTGCAATAACCCCTTTTTTTCTTTTCTCTTCCGAAAGAGACGCTATTTTATTAAAAGCGCCTCTTAGCTTAAAAGCTCCCGTAGTTTGGAGATTTTCTTTTTTTAAAAAAATTTCGTTTCCTACTTTTTGAGAAAGAACCGGCGCGTATGCAAAAGGAGTTTTATATACTACTTTTTTAACTCTTTCGTGAGCTTTTTTTATTTTTTCAAGAGGAATCATAAAAGTCCCTCTCTTTCACATCTCATATGCTCGACCATAAGACATTTATCTTCTACATAAAATATACCGGCGTTTTCAGCAATCTCTTTTGATTTTTCGTTTGTTACGCCTTCTTGTAAAAATACGCATTTTACTCCCGGAAGTTTTACCGCTTTTTCGACTATAGGAGGCGTATCTTCTCCTTTTCTGAATACGTCTACGATATCCACTTCAAAATCTATCTCATCAAGACTTCTATAAACTTTTTCTCCCAAAATAAACTCTTCTCTCGGATAAACGGGAATAATTTTATATCCTTTTTCTTGCATATATTTAGCAACCTGATTTGATGCTCTATGCTCTTTTGGTGAAAGTCCGACAACCACTATAACTTTGGAATTTTTAAGAATTTCGCAGAGTTTTTTATCAGCATTAGAGCTGCTTGGTAGTTCACAAGCCTCCATTTTTCACCTTTTTTAGCAAAATTATATCAAAACTCTTGATTTTTAGGGAAAAAAAAGAGTAAAATTTTTAGAAAGCCAAAAAAGGAGGAAAAATGAAAAAATCTGATTTAGTAGCGGTAGTAGCGCAAAAGACGGGACTTAGCAAAAAAGATGTATCTGCAGTTATCGATGCGAGCATCGAAGCAATCGAAGAGGCACTAAAAAAAGGTGACAAAGTAAGTTTTATCGGTTTTGGTAGTTTCGAAGTTGTAAAAAGAGCTCCGAGAGTTGCGAGAGTGCCAGGTACGAACAAAGAAGTTAAAATCCCTGCAAGCAAATCTGTAAAATTCAAAGTTGGTAAAAAACTTAAAGAAACTGTTAATTCTTAATCTTGATTTTATTTAGGGGATAGGATATAATTCTATCCCCAAACGCCAGCGTGGCGGAACTGGTAGACGCGCCGGACTCAAAATCCGGTGGGCCTTGCCCATGAGGGTTCGAGTCCCTCCGCTGGTACCACTTTTAATCAATCCAATGTTTTACTAGCTTTATTGTTTCACTTTTTGGTTCATAACCTGTTTTTATTTCATAAACTGAAATGATAATTGGCATTGGTATTGCTAAACCTGCGAGAATACAAGTACCCGTAGGTAATATAGATAAATATTCAAATGACAATCTATCTAAATAAGAAATTGTTCTTTCTACCGCTTCAATGTCTTTATTATTAATTAATCTATGCAAAAAATAATTATGCAATTGTGAAATTATTGTTGAAGAAATATCTGAAGGCCTTTGACTTGCAATAGTTAAAAAAACTCCGAATTTTCTACCTTCTTTAATAATTTCTTCAAATGTTTCTAATCTATATTCTTTCCACTGTTCACTTTCTCTATTAGAAATGGGAGATAATATGTTATGTGCTTCATCAATAATTATATTTAAATATTTCTTATTATCTAAATTTTTATTAACCTTTTGTTCTTCATAAAGTTGTTTAACAATCAATAAAGGTAAAATTTTCTTTATCTCAGAATTAACATTTTTTAACGAAATTATATTCATTAGATTTAAACTATTTTCACTGTAATTATCTATAACTTCTATTACTTTTTCTAAGTAATTTATTCTTCTAAGTCTTTTTAATAATGGTGCAATAAATTCCATATTCATATTTTTTTCAAGTTTATCATTATAAAATTGAAAAATAATTTTTAAAGGAATTTTTAAAAAATTATCCTCAATTTTTTCCGGAAAACTATTAAAATTATAATTTTTAATTTCTTTAACCAACTCTTCTCTATGATCATTAAAATATAAGCGTTTATCATTATTAAAATAAGTGTTGTTAGGCTGTATATAATACACTTCACTTGAAGAATGATAGATAAAACTATTAATAAAATTAATAAACATTATATAATCTTCTTGATCATTAATATGTAATATTTTCCCAATTTCTTCTAAAAAATTTTGTATATCTGACATTGCAAACTTTTTTTCAAGCATCATTATTATAAAATTTAAAAAATAAATTTTAAAGTTTTCAAAATCCACTTCCATTTTAAAAGACCTTTTTAAAAAAGGAATTTGTGTTTTTTCAGTAGCATTCAAATAAATGGCCCAAAACTCTATATCTTCAAAATATTTCTTTAATATAGGAAACTTATCTTTTGAATTTCTTGTATTTAAATTAAATGTTTTTTTGTATTCAGGTTCAATAATTGTATAATCTCTTTCTTTATCATCAATTAAATATTCTCCATTAAAATCTATTAAGACAAATCTTGATGTCTTGTGAAAATTCTTATTATTTTTGAACTTTTCTAATAATTCATGATATAATTTAGCTAAAGTATAAGACTTTCCACTACCCGTATTACCAAAAATACCTATATGACTTGCAAAAAGTTTATCTATACTTACTTTAATATCCTGATTATCTTCTAAAGCTAATTTACCTATAACTATACTTCCATAATTTTCTTCTTCTCCCAAATCTAAAAAATTATGTACCATATTAAATTCTTTATTATCTAATAAATAACACTCATTAAAAACTAAAGGCATTTCTTTTATACCTTGAAAAAATTTATTTCTTTCAATATATCCAAGCAAACTAACTAATAGATATCTATTAATTTTTTCAGATTGTTTATAATAAGCTAAATTTATACTTTTATCTTCTTCAATGTATTCTCCTTCAACTTTTCCAATAATTTTAATATAACCTTTAACAATTTTTATATAACTTCCAACAGAAATATTTTTAATTATTTGCCCTTGATAAAAAATATAAGAAGAGTTTTTATTTTTATCTACTTTTATTTTTATTTTTCTTCCATCAACCGAATAAACTTCACCTATTCGAAAAACTGATTCTTTTTCAAATTCCTTCATTAATCTTCCTTAATTTCTTTAATCTCTTTCAAAATATTTTCAAAATCATGATTTATATTTTCAAAATCATATTGATAGTTTTCTTGTGGTTTTATAATATGTAAATTATTGTTTTTAATTTTAGTATTCTCAATTTCAATATGTTTGACCCCATTGCCATCATAGTCATAAACGAATACATTTAATAATGGATTATAATTTAATGCTCTAATAGTTATATCTCTAATATGCTCATCAGCAAAAGAAAAACCAATTACAATTAGAATAGTATTCTCTTTTTCTAATTCATTAGAAAAAATTCTTAATAATTCATAATGAGTCTTTTTAAAAACAGTTTCTTGAAATTTTTCTTTAGTCGGATTAATAATTTGTAATTTTTCATAACTTTCAATAAACTGTTTTATTATATCTTTCTTTTTTTGTAAAATTTCAAAATCATTTTTAGTAATAATTTTTTTAATCTCATCATAAGTTTTAGTTTGATCTTCTATAGCTGTAATATTTATTGAATTTAATAATTTATTTATTTCTTTTAATAATGATAAATTTAAATCAAGTATTATTTCTCCTTCATCGTATTTCCAATTTACTGAACCATGTAATTTATAAATATTAAATATTGGTATTTCAGACATTTTATTGAAAAATAAACTTTCTTTATGAAATGTCCTTCTAAAACTACTTAAATCAAGTTTTGGTTTAAATCTTCCAAAAAAACCATCATTAAAATCATAATTTAATTGATCTAAAACATATTCATGAAAAATATCAATATTAGTAGTAAAAACATTAATTTGTTTTGAAAATAAATTACTTTTCCTTTCAAAAATCAACGCTCTTATTATTTTAAAAAAATTTTCATAATTTTTTTTCACACGAAGAAAATTTATTTCTGTAGTATTTTTTAAAATATCTATATTTGATTTCATAGCTATTTGATAATATTCTCGATAAAAAAGAAACTTCAATAATAAATATTCCTCTTCATTAATATTTTTATCTTTATCTAAATCGGTTAACCAATTTTCAATATTCGATAATACACCAAAAAAAGGAACAGAAGCACCTGACCCTATTAAAAAATTAATATTTGAATTTTCAATTATTTTTTTATTTATTTTCAATTCCATACCAATTTCCTCTCAAAAACTTTTTTATTAAATTATATAAAAAATTAGAAAAAAGCTAAAAACATTACCCCCTCATCATTTTCCAAAGAATCCAAACTATAGGTACTTCAAGTATAAATGCGATAATAACAGCTTTTATCGTTCCGTAAGGATCGTCTGTCAGAGGCAAGCCGCCCGTATTCATACCGAAAAATCCGGTAATAAGTGTCAGTGGTAGGAAAATACCCGAAAGAAGTGTCAGTACGAACATAATCTTATT
Encoded proteins:
- a CDS encoding TlyA family RNA methyltransferase encodes the protein MRLDEAIVNRGLLKSRNKAKELIKNQKIKVNGKIITKPSFKVSQEDKIELLEDKVYVSRAALKLKNYLDKYNIDFKDKEVLDVGASTGGFSEVSLEKGAKKVVCVDVGSNQLDESLKNNPKIENYENTDFRDFEYDSSFDVIVSDVSFISLLKLIKNIDKHAKDDIILLFKPQFEVGKDAKRDKRGVVVDKEAIKKAKENFEKECLNLGWKLIRSEESSIKGKEGNTEYIYHFKKGN
- a CDS encoding NAD(P)H-dependent glycerol-3-phosphate dehydrogenase, whose protein sequence is MVSVIGAGAWGSALYHAIKQKIKNAVITSRHKRNIEGFVSLDEAFKNEYLIIVIAAQSIDDFLRENREKIKNKKILVASKGIDNKKLKFLNEIFEEYTDKNNIAFISGPSFAKEVKQNKPTALVIASKNLNLAEKFSEFFPPFIKTYIDDDVEGVEVAGAYKNVIAIAAGVCEGLNLGSNAKAALISRGLVEMARFGEFFGAKKDTFLGVAGSGDLFLTANSTMSRNYRVGLNLAKGKLLEDILDELGEVAEGVFTSKAIYLLAQKHDIYTPIANEVYKILYQKKNVLDSLKDLMS
- a CDS encoding potassium channel family protein, producing the protein MRVLLFGFDDFGEKVASYIEKKNLEIIVFDEKEYEKAKDKLYDVRFYHSIDDAVEELEDFDVVLAVLRDEDKNLFLCLSLKDKFPNKKLIAKVSNKDNDYKYKLAGVDKTINPYEVTANRIMTILKKPLTLKVIEEIIFEDNHLAFAEVEIPKGSFLDGKYIKDIYKEISSNYNILIIAIVDKEMSENVQFITRGVNHKIDAGDVLIVVGDMEEIERFKEDLDLLRIANG
- the gatB gene encoding Asp-tRNA(Asn)/Glu-tRNA(Gln) amidotransferase subunit GatB, whose translation is MSSKYEVVIGLEVHVQLNTKTKIFCNCPTSFGDEPNTNTCPTCLGLPGALPVMNKEAVRKAVMFGKAVNATINKRSTFERKNYFYPDLPKGYQISQFVVPIVENGELFIDTKEGTKRIGITRAHLEEDAGKNIHEGDYSKVDLNRAGTPLLEIVSEPDMRSSDEAIAYLKKLHAIVKYLGISDANMQEGSFRVDANVSVRPKGQKEFGTRVEIKNINSFKFIKQAIDYEVERHIEAYEYDEYEEEVVQETRLFNSKTGETRSMRGKEESADYRYFPDPDLLPLEVPEEFFDIEIPELPDEKKERYMKEFGLKEYDAGVLTAEPELAKFFEEMIELGVEPAAANRWLAIELLGRLNKAGISIENSPVSPKKLALIAIREKEAVISGAGGKKVLDLLMEEDIEVDVAIDKLGLKQVSDEGAIEKIVDEVLAANADKVEEYKAGKEKLFGFFVGQVMKASKGKANPQIVNKILKSKLS
- the ilvA gene encoding threonine ammonia-lyase, whose amino-acid sequence is MIPLEKIKKAHERVKKVVYKTPFAYAPVLSQKVGNEIFLKKENLQTTGAFKLRGAFNKIASLSEEKRKKGVIAASAGNHAQGVAFSANYFNIPSIIVMPEATPLTKVSGVKEYGGEVVLAGNNYDEAYEYAVKLAKEKNMEFIHPFADYDVMAGQGTIALEMLEKVPDLDYIVVPIGGGGLISGIASAAKQINPHIKVIGVTAAGAPAMRLSFLSGSVQDTTFVKTIADGIAVRDTSPITFEIIKEVVDDIVEVDDEEIANAILFLMERQKLVVEGAGAVGIAALLHHKIKFGAPKKVGVVLSGGNIDVTMINLIIEKGLLKSHRKMKLVITLVDKPGALMRLTEILAEEKANIVSIGYDRTDLNLAIGDANVSIALETRGLEHQESIKRALHKAGFRFVVE
- a CDS encoding CoA-binding protein, which codes for MEACELPSSSNADKKLCEILKNSKVIVVVGLSPKEHRASNQVAKYMQEKGYKIIPVYPREEFILGEKVYRSLDEIDFEVDIVDVFRKGEDTPPIVEKAVKLPGVKCVFLQEGVTNEKSKEIAENAGIFYVEDKCLMVEHMRCEREGLL
- a CDS encoding HU family DNA-binding protein, giving the protein MKKSDLVAVVAQKTGLSKKDVSAVIDASIEAIEEALKKGDKVSFIGFGSFEVVKRAPRVARVPGTNKEVKIPASKSVKFKVGKKLKETVNS
- a CDS encoding ATP-binding protein; amino-acid sequence: MKEFEKESVFRIGEVYSVDGRKIKIKVDKNKNSSYIFYQGQIIKNISVGSYIKIVKGYIKIIGKVEGEYIEEDKSINLAYYKQSEKINRYLLVSLLGYIERNKFFQGIKEMPLVFNECYLLDNKEFNMVHNFLDLGEEENYGSIVIGKLALEDNQDIKVSIDKLFASHIGIFGNTGSGKSYTLAKLYHELLEKFKNNKNFHKTSRFVLIDFNGEYLIDDKERDYTIIEPEYKKTFNLNTRNSKDKFPILKKYFEDIEFWAIYLNATEKTQIPFLKRSFKMEVDFENFKIYFLNFIIMMLEKKFAMSDIQNFLEEIGKILHINDQEDYIMFINFINSFIYHSSSEVYYIQPNNTYFNNDKRLYFNDHREELVKEIKNYNFNSFPEKIEDNFLKIPLKIIFQFYNDKLEKNMNMEFIAPLLKRLRRINYLEKVIEVIDNYSENSLNLMNIISLKNVNSEIKKILPLLIVKQLYEEQKVNKNLDNKKYLNIIIDEAHNILSPISNRESEQWKEYRLETFEEIIKEGRKFGVFLTIASQRPSDISSTIISQLHNYFLHRLINNKDIEAVERTISYLDRLSFEYLSILPTGTCILAGLAIPMPIIISVYEIKTGYEPKSETIKLVKHWID
- a CDS encoding SIR2 family protein — translated: MELKINKKIIENSNINFLIGSGASVPFFGVLSNIENWLTDLDKDKNINEEEYLLLKFLFYREYYQIAMKSNIDILKNTTEINFLRVKKNYENFFKIIRALIFERKSNLFSKQINVFTTNIDIFHEYVLDQLNYDFNDGFFGRFKPKLDLSSFRRTFHKESLFFNKMSEIPIFNIYKLHGSVNWKYDEGEIILDLNLSLLKEINKLLNSINITAIEDQTKTYDEIKKIITKNDFEILQKKKDIIKQFIESYEKLQIINPTKEKFQETVFKKTHYELLRIFSNELEKENTILIVIGFSFADEHIRDITIRALNYNPLLNVFVYDYDGNGVKHIEIENTKIKNNNLHIIKPQENYQYDFENINHDFENILKEIKEIKED